TTGAAAGAAATGTGGCTACAAAAGGAGAAATAAGGGCATTAAAAAGGTATGCTGTTCAGCTTCTTGGAGCTGATGAGAAGGTTCTTGATGAAATCATAAATAAACTTGATAAGAGGAGAGTTGTCCAATACAGACTATCTCTAATGAGACTAAAGCCTTTTATTGAGGAGCTTAAAAATGCTTCAGCTAAAAATTAAACTTGGAAGGTTGTATGAGTATTTAGAACCTTTTATTAGGGAGCTTGAAAATATTTCTTACGGATACAAAGCAAGTAAAGACCACCATCATACTGGTGAAGATGGACTATTCCAGCACTCTGTGGATGTTGCAAATAAAATGCTTGATATATTTCTGGAAAATGAGGATA
This region of Persephonella sp. genomic DNA includes:
- a CDS encoding helix-turn-helix domain-containing protein, whose amino-acid sequence is MARKKITDEVREKIIELYKQGLSSVEIAHQVNVSTNSVCKIIKENKVERNVATKGEIRALKRYAVQLLGADEKVLDEIINKLDKRRVVQYRLSLMRLKPFIEELKNASAKN